One part of the Schistocerca piceifrons isolate TAMUIC-IGC-003096 chromosome 2, iqSchPice1.1, whole genome shotgun sequence genome encodes these proteins:
- the LOC124777194 gene encoding cuticle protein 18.6-like, giving the protein MASKLIFFAVVVAAAHAGYLGSPAVYAPGAPLAARAYAAPAYAAPAYAAPIARYAAPVARAYAAPVARAYAPAVAAAPAAVAAEYDPHPEYSFAYNVQDALTGDSKTQHESRSGDVVQGSYSLAEPDGSIRTVDYTADPVNGFNAVVHKEAGAHPAAAAPVAVAHAPVAVAAPARAYAAPIARAAYAAPLARAAYAPALAYGGAYHG; this is encoded by the exons ATGGCCAGCAAG CTCATTTTCTTCGCCGTGGTGGTGGCGGCAGCACACGCCGGCTACCTGGGCTCCCCCGCCGTCTACGCCCCCGGTGCACCTCTCGCTGCCCgagcctacgccgcccccgcctacgccgcccccgcctacGCCGCCCCCATCGCTCGTTACGCCGCCCCCGTCGCTAGGGCCTACGCAGCCCCTGTCGCCAGGGCCTACGCCCCAGCtgtcgccgccgcccccgccgccgtcgCTGCCGAGTACGACCCGCACCCCGAGTACAGCTTTGCGTACAACGTGCAGGACGCCCTCACCGGTGACTCCAAGACCCAGCACGAGAGCCGTAGCGGAGACGTCGTCCAGGGTAGCTACAGCCTGGCCGAACCCGACGGCTCCATCCGCACCGTCGACTACACTGCCGACCCCGTCAACGGCTTCAACGCCGTCGTGCACAAGGAGGCCGGCGCccaccccgccgccgccgcccctgtCGCCGTCGCCCACGCCCCCGTTGCCGTCGCCGCCCCCGCCAGGGCTTACGCCGCTCCCATCGCCAGGGCTGCCTACGCCGCCCCCCTCGCTAGGGCTGCGTATGCCCCTGCTCTGGCCTATGGTGGTGCCTACCACGGTTGA
- the LOC124777465 gene encoding cuticle protein 21-like — MACKLVVLAALVAVARAGYLGAPAVYAPGAPLAARAYAAPAIAATPIARAYAPAIAAAPIARAYAPAIAAAPIARYAAAPIARYAAAPAVRAAPVAVAAPAAVAAEFDPNPQYSYGYSVQDALTGDSKNQHETRSGDVVQGSYSLAEPDGSIRTVEYTADPVNGFNAVVHRESGAHPAPVVAAAPAIAAAPIARAAYAAPALAYGKAYHG; from the exons ATGGCTTGCAAG CTTGTAGTGTTGGCCGCCCTGGTGGCAGTCGCCAGAGCCGGCTACCTGGGCGCACCCGCCGTCTACGCACCTGGAGCTCCCCTGGCCGCCCGCGCCTATGCCGCCCCCGCCATCGCCGCCACTCCCATTGCCAGAGCCTACGCCCCAGCAATTGCTGCCGCCCCCATAGCCAGGGCGTACGCCCCTGCCATCGCCGCCGCCCCCATCGCCAGATACGCCGCCGCCCCCATCGCTAGGTACGCCGCTGCCCCCGCCGTCAGAGCCGCCCCTGTGGCCGTTGCCGCCCCTGCCGCTGTCGCCGCCGAGTTCGACCCCAACCCGCAGTACAGCTACGGCTACAGCGTGCAGGACGCGCTCACCGGCGACTCCAAGAACCAGCACGAGACGCGCAGCGGTGACGTCGTCCAGGGCAGCTACAGCCTGGCCGAACCAGACGGTTCCATCCGCACCGTCGAGTACACAGCTGACCCCGTCAACGGCTTCAACGCCGTCGTGCACAGGGAGAGCGGTGCCCACCCCGCACCGGtcgtcgccgccgcccccgccatcgcCGCCGCCCCCATCGCTAGGGCTGCTTACGCTGCCCCCGCGCTAGCGTATGGCAAGGCTTACCACGGCTAG